In the genome of Streptomyces collinus, one region contains:
- a CDS encoding bifunctional helix-turn-helix transcriptional regulator/GNAT family N-acetyltransferase produces the protein MAKEQVEQVRRFNRTVAERVGVLHDHYLGGARPYGQARLLWQIGDGGTHDVRGVRERLGLDSGYVSRLLRALERDGLVTVEPHPGDRRFRTVRLTEAGRQERALLDDRSDALAASLLGPLDARQRERLTSAMAEVERLLTASMVSLEDLDPDHPDAVHCLRSYAAELSELFDGGFDPGHSLLPDAGELRAPRGLFLVARLHGEPVACAGLKLPAGAPAEIKRLWVSPGTRGLGLARRLLSELEARAAGHGSDRVRLDTNQALTAAMRLYRASGYIEVPAFNDEPYAHHWFEKQL, from the coding sequence ATGGCGAAGGAGCAGGTGGAGCAGGTACGGCGCTTCAACCGGACGGTCGCCGAGCGGGTGGGGGTGCTGCACGATCACTATCTGGGTGGTGCGCGTCCCTACGGCCAGGCGCGGCTGCTCTGGCAGATCGGTGACGGCGGCACGCACGACGTCCGCGGTGTCCGGGAGCGGCTCGGTCTCGACTCCGGCTATGTGAGCCGGCTGCTGCGGGCGCTCGAACGGGACGGCCTCGTCACCGTCGAACCCCACCCCGGCGACCGGCGGTTCCGCACCGTTCGGCTGACCGAGGCCGGGCGGCAGGAGCGTGCGCTGCTCGACGACCGCAGCGACGCACTCGCCGCCTCCCTCCTCGGCCCGCTCGACGCCCGGCAGCGGGAGCGGCTGACCTCCGCCATGGCCGAGGTCGAGCGCCTGCTGACCGCCTCGATGGTCTCCCTGGAGGATCTCGACCCCGATCACCCGGACGCCGTGCACTGCCTGCGGTCCTACGCCGCCGAGCTGAGCGAGCTCTTCGACGGCGGTTTCGACCCCGGCCACAGCCTGCTGCCCGACGCGGGCGAGCTGCGCGCGCCGCGCGGGCTGTTCCTCGTCGCCCGTTTGCACGGCGAACCGGTGGCCTGCGCCGGGCTCAAGCTGCCGGCCGGGGCCCCCGCGGAGATCAAGCGGTTGTGGGTCTCCCCCGGGACCAGGGGACTCGGCCTGGCCCGACGCCTGCTGTCCGAACTGGAGGCACGTGCCGCCGGGCACGGAAGCGACCGGGTGCGGCTCGACACCAACCAGGCGCTGACGGCGGCCATGCGTCTCTACCGCGCCAGCGGGTACATCGAGGTACCCGCCTTCAACGACGAGCCCTACGCCCACCACTGGTTCGAGAAGCAGCTGTGA
- a CDS encoding isochorismatase family cysteine hydrolase — translation MERGADPRRSALIVIDMINTYDHEDAELLVPSVEQIVPVLTELLGRAREADVPVIYVNDNFGLWRSHHGELLDAALSQRHAHLIEPIRPDDRSLFVMKARHSVFFETPLSYLLWSLGVGHVVMTGQVTEQCVLYSALDAHIRHLEVTVPRDAVASIHPHLASAALEMMERNMGARIVTAKETEFAPAEA, via the coding sequence ATGGAACGAGGCGCAGACCCGAGGCGGTCGGCTCTGATCGTGATCGACATGATCAACACGTACGACCACGAGGACGCCGAGCTCCTCGTGCCGTCCGTGGAGCAGATCGTGCCGGTCCTGACCGAACTGCTCGGCCGGGCCCGGGAGGCGGACGTCCCCGTGATCTACGTGAACGACAACTTCGGGTTGTGGCGCTCGCACCACGGAGAGCTGCTGGACGCGGCCCTGTCCCAGCGGCACGCCCACCTGATCGAGCCGATCCGGCCCGACGACCGCTCGCTCTTCGTCATGAAGGCCCGCCACTCGGTGTTCTTCGAGACACCCTTGTCCTACCTCCTGTGGAGCCTGGGCGTCGGACACGTGGTGATGACCGGCCAGGTCACCGAGCAGTGCGTCCTCTACTCCGCCCTGGACGCGCACATCCGCCACCTGGAGGTGACGGTGCCGAGGGACGCCGTCGCCTCCATCCATCCCCACCTGGCGTCCGCGGCCCTGGAGATGATGGAGCGCAACATGGGCGCCCGGATCGTCACGGCGAAGGAGACCGAGTTCGCGCCTGCCGAGGCCTGA
- a CDS encoding LacI family DNA-binding transcriptional regulator gives MAANRRPTLADVAREVGVSAKTVSRVLNEDGPASAETRQQVLAAVAKLGFQPNLMARNIRVGGPDTTIGLVIPDLGNPFFGAVARSIEDTVRERGLTLLMGSSADDPDRERDLTDKFLARRVSVLMVVPSVGADHSHLKAHRTRGLPVVFLDRPGAGLSTDSVVSSNRTGAHDGVAHLIAHGHRRIGFVGDLPTKLYTRRERLAGYREALQEAGISYDRSLVANAHDRHGASAVTSQLLGLDDPPTALFAGNNIVALGIVTELARSKRKDVAVVTFDDVELAEALEPALTVVAQDAEDIGRAAAATALARLDGDRSRARTITVPTRLIIRGSGERPAPRAGAGPGPG, from the coding sequence ATGGCAGCGAACCGCCGCCCGACCCTGGCCGACGTCGCACGCGAAGTCGGTGTCAGCGCCAAGACGGTCTCCCGCGTCCTCAACGAGGACGGGCCCGCCTCCGCCGAGACGAGGCAACAGGTCCTCGCCGCCGTGGCCAAGCTCGGCTTCCAGCCGAACCTCATGGCACGCAACATCCGTGTCGGCGGACCCGACACCACCATCGGGCTGGTCATTCCCGACCTGGGCAACCCCTTCTTCGGTGCCGTGGCCCGGAGCATCGAGGACACCGTCCGCGAACGGGGACTCACCCTCCTCATGGGCTCCTCCGCGGACGACCCCGACCGCGAGCGGGACCTGACCGACAAGTTCCTCGCCCGGCGCGTCAGCGTCCTGATGGTCGTGCCGTCCGTCGGCGCCGATCACTCCCACCTCAAGGCGCACCGCACCCGGGGCCTGCCCGTGGTCTTCCTCGACCGCCCGGGAGCCGGCCTGTCCACGGACAGCGTGGTCAGCTCCAACCGCACGGGCGCGCACGACGGCGTCGCCCACCTCATCGCCCATGGCCACCGGCGCATCGGCTTCGTCGGCGACCTGCCCACCAAGCTCTACACCCGCCGTGAACGTCTCGCCGGGTACCGCGAGGCCCTCCAGGAAGCCGGTATCTCCTACGACCGCTCCCTGGTCGCCAACGCCCACGACCGGCACGGGGCTTCCGCCGTCACCTCCCAGCTGCTCGGCCTGGACGATCCCCCCACCGCCCTGTTCGCCGGCAACAACATCGTCGCCCTGGGCATAGTCACGGAACTGGCTCGCAGCAAGAGGAAGGACGTCGCCGTCGTCACCTTCGACGACGTGGAACTGGCCGAGGCCCTCGAACCGGCCCTGACGGTCGTCGCCCAGGACGCCGAGGACATCGGAAGGGCAGCCGCCGCGACCGCACTGGCACGTCTCGACGGTGACCGCTCCCGCGCACGCACCATCACCGTCCCCACCCGCCTCATCATCCGGGGTTCGGGGGAGCGCCCGGCTCCGCGCGCGGGAGCCGGGCCCGGGCCGGGCTGA
- a CDS encoding ATP-binding cassette domain-containing protein, which yields MSAISSPTPILQARGLVKRYGHVTAIDGADFDLLPGEVLAVIGDNGAGKTSLIKALTGAVTPDAGEIRLNGQPITFSGPQSARAHGIETVYQDLAVASSMDIASNMFLGRELRRPGVLGSVFRMLDKKRMRQEAAEHMADLKIGLRSLTQAVETLSGGQRQAVAVARSVAWARSVVVMDEPTAALGVKESGQVLDLIRRVRDKGMPVVLISHNMPHVFEIADRIHVHRLGRRAALIKPSDYSMAEVVAIMTGALGVDEAGDTVVADSAAAKAAGVQAT from the coding sequence ATGAGCGCCATCTCCTCCCCCACGCCGATCCTTCAGGCCCGCGGACTGGTCAAGCGCTACGGCCATGTCACCGCCATCGACGGCGCCGACTTCGACCTGCTGCCCGGCGAGGTGCTCGCCGTCATCGGCGACAACGGCGCCGGCAAGACCAGCCTCATCAAAGCCCTCACCGGCGCGGTGACCCCCGACGCGGGTGAGATACGGCTGAACGGCCAACCCATCACCTTCTCCGGCCCGCAGAGCGCCCGCGCCCACGGCATCGAGACGGTGTATCAGGACCTGGCCGTGGCCTCCTCGATGGACATCGCGTCGAACATGTTCCTGGGCCGTGAGCTGCGTCGCCCCGGAGTCCTCGGCAGCGTCTTCCGCATGCTGGACAAGAAGCGGATGCGCCAGGAGGCGGCCGAGCACATGGCGGACCTGAAGATCGGACTGCGTTCGCTGACACAGGCGGTCGAAACCCTCTCCGGCGGACAGCGCCAGGCGGTGGCCGTGGCCCGTTCCGTCGCGTGGGCCCGCAGCGTCGTCGTCATGGACGAACCCACCGCCGCGCTCGGTGTCAAGGAGTCCGGTCAGGTCCTGGACCTCATCCGCCGCGTCCGGGACAAGGGCATGCCGGTCGTCCTGATCAGCCACAACATGCCCCATGTCTTCGAGATCGCCGACCGGATCCACGTCCATCGGCTGGGCCGTCGCGCCGCTCTGATCAAGCCTTCCGACTACTCCATGGCGGAGGTCGTCGCCATCATGACCGGTGCACTCGGCGTCGACGAGGCCGGGGATACTGTCGTGGCGGATTCCGCGGCCGCGAAGGCCGCCGGAGTCCAGGCCACCTGA
- a CDS encoding ABC transporter permease, with product MTATSTPPSTSSPYAELKAPTTVRRLLTQPTTGPLFALLLACVFFSVSTDQFLTGGNFSLIVQQVMVVGTLAIGQTLIILTAGIDLSCGAVMAFGSIVIAKMAAEGSVPPLVAIALGLVVCGGFGLLNGLLVQKIPLPPFIVTLGMLNVAFALTHIYSEEQTVSNLPGPLTALGQTFPLGRTDITYGSLVTIGLFLLLAYALSSTGWGRHVYALGNSQEAARLNGIRTSRLTIGVYTAAGVLYGIAALLLISRTGVGDPQAGQTDNLDSITAVVLGGTSLFGGRGSVLGTFIGVLIVGVFRNGLQLMGVASIYQTLITGVLVILAVTVDQISRKKAR from the coding sequence ATGACTGCCACGTCCACGCCACCCTCGACATCCTCGCCCTACGCCGAGCTCAAGGCGCCGACCACGGTCCGCAGGCTGCTGACGCAACCGACCACCGGTCCGCTGTTCGCACTGCTGCTGGCCTGTGTGTTCTTCTCCGTCTCGACCGACCAGTTCCTCACGGGCGGGAACTTCTCACTGATCGTCCAGCAGGTCATGGTCGTCGGAACACTGGCGATCGGTCAGACACTGATCATTCTCACCGCGGGCATCGATCTGTCGTGCGGGGCCGTGATGGCGTTCGGCAGCATCGTGATCGCCAAGATGGCGGCCGAGGGCTCCGTGCCCCCGCTCGTCGCCATCGCCCTGGGCCTGGTCGTCTGCGGCGGCTTCGGCCTGCTCAACGGGCTGCTGGTGCAGAAGATCCCGCTGCCGCCGTTCATCGTCACCCTCGGCATGCTGAACGTGGCGTTCGCGCTGACCCACATCTACTCCGAGGAGCAGACGGTCAGCAACCTGCCCGGCCCGCTGACGGCCCTGGGGCAGACCTTCCCCCTGGGCAGGACGGACATCACCTACGGTTCCCTGGTCACGATCGGCCTGTTCCTCCTCCTCGCCTACGCACTGAGCAGTACGGGATGGGGCCGGCACGTCTACGCCCTGGGCAACAGCCAGGAGGCGGCCCGCCTGAACGGCATCCGCACCTCCCGGCTGACCATCGGCGTGTACACCGCGGCCGGCGTCCTCTACGGCATCGCGGCCCTGCTCCTCATCTCCCGTACGGGCGTGGGCGACCCGCAGGCGGGACAGACCGACAACCTGGACAGCATCACCGCCGTCGTCCTCGGCGGCACCAGCCTCTTCGGCGGACGCGGCTCGGTCCTGGGCACCTTCATCGGCGTTCTCATCGTCGGCGTCTTCCGCAACGGGCTCCAGCTGATGGGCGTCGCCTCCATCTACCAGACCCTGATCACCGGTGTGCTGGTGATCCTCGCGGTGACCGTCGACCAGATCTCCCGGAAGAAGGCCCGATGA
- a CDS encoding sugar ABC transporter substrate-binding protein produces MSRTTRLPLSLLRAAACTGAAALALTACGSGSGSGSGSGSAGSGSGDVKVGLITKTDTNPFFVKMKEGAEKAAKDEGVQLMTAAGKFDGDNAGQVTAIENMVASGVKGILITPSDSKAIVPAIEKAKAKGVLVIALDTPTEPQSAVDALFATDNLKAGELIGEYAKAAMKGKTAKIAALDLAPGVSVGVQRHNGFLKGFGATDKDVACAQDTGGDQSKGQTAMENCLQKEPGINVVYTINEPAALGAYTALKAKGREKDVLIVSVDGGCTGTRAVKDGKIAATSQQYPLKMAAEGVKAVVTFAKDGKKASGYTDTGVTLITDKAQAGVTSKDTAYGLDNCWG; encoded by the coding sequence ATGTCTCGCACCACTCGTCTGCCCCTTTCCCTTCTCAGAGCCGCCGCGTGCACCGGCGCAGCGGCCCTCGCCCTGACGGCCTGCGGATCCGGCTCCGGTTCGGGATCGGGTTCGGGTTCGGCCGGATCCGGTTCGGGCGACGTCAAGGTCGGTCTGATCACCAAGACCGACACCAACCCGTTCTTCGTGAAGATGAAGGAGGGTGCCGAGAAGGCCGCCAAGGACGAGGGCGTTCAGCTCATGACCGCGGCCGGGAAGTTCGACGGCGACAACGCCGGTCAGGTCACCGCCATCGAGAACATGGTCGCCTCGGGTGTGAAGGGCATCCTGATCACCCCGAGCGACTCCAAGGCGATCGTTCCCGCGATCGAGAAGGCCAAGGCCAAGGGCGTCCTGGTCATCGCGCTCGACACCCCGACCGAGCCGCAGAGCGCCGTCGACGCCCTCTTCGCCACCGACAACCTCAAGGCCGGCGAGCTGATCGGCGAGTACGCCAAGGCCGCCATGAAGGGCAAGACCGCGAAGATCGCGGCCCTCGACCTGGCTCCGGGCGTCTCCGTCGGCGTCCAGCGGCACAACGGCTTCCTCAAGGGCTTCGGTGCCACCGACAAGGACGTCGCCTGTGCGCAGGACACCGGTGGCGACCAGTCCAAGGGCCAGACGGCGATGGAGAACTGCCTCCAGAAGGAACCCGGCATCAACGTCGTCTACACCATCAACGAACCGGCCGCCCTGGGCGCGTACACCGCGCTGAAGGCCAAGGGCCGCGAGAAGGACGTCCTGATCGTCTCCGTGGACGGCGGCTGCACCGGAACCCGGGCCGTCAAGGACGGCAAGATCGCCGCGACCTCGCAGCAGTACCCGCTGAAGATGGCCGCCGAGGGCGTCAAGGCCGTCGTGACCTTCGCCAAGGACGGCAAGAAGGCGTCCGGTTACACCGACACCGGCGTCACCCTGATCACCGACAAGGCGCAGGCAGGGGTCACGTCCAAGGACACCGCCTACGGCCTGGACAACTGCTGGGGCTGA
- a CDS encoding carbohydrate kinase family protein → MSPRQITVLGECVADAFAEPAGASNELALRVLPGGGPANTAVSLARLGTPARFLARLSDDVFGRLFRAHLEESGVDLSDAVKAAEPSTLAVAELDAQGQAAFSFHAQNTADWQWTAQELAGADLSGSACVHTGSLALVREPGAAVVEEFLAAAAPRATISIDPNVRPLLVRPEVYRERLRHWCRLTDILRLSEDDLELLLPGTPPGRACDIWHAAGARLVVITRGGDGVLASLDGERVEVPAVTTRVVDTVGAGDSFTAGLLHHLGTLGILGGRLTDLRLGDVEEACRFAVRVASLTCSVAGPNPPWQHELTRLATADRV, encoded by the coding sequence ATGAGCCCGCGTCAGATCACCGTCCTGGGAGAATGCGTCGCGGATGCGTTCGCCGAGCCCGCAGGTGCCTCGAACGAACTCGCCCTGCGGGTGCTGCCCGGGGGTGGACCTGCGAACACGGCCGTGTCGCTGGCCCGCCTCGGCACCCCCGCCCGCTTCCTCGCGCGCCTGTCCGACGACGTGTTCGGCCGCCTGTTCCGGGCGCATCTGGAGGAGTCCGGTGTGGACCTGTCGGACGCCGTCAAGGCGGCCGAACCCAGCACGCTGGCCGTGGCGGAACTGGACGCCCAGGGGCAGGCCGCGTTCTCCTTCCATGCGCAGAACACGGCCGACTGGCAGTGGACGGCCCAGGAACTCGCCGGTGCGGACCTGTCCGGATCCGCCTGTGTGCACACGGGGTCGCTCGCGTTGGTGCGCGAACCCGGAGCGGCCGTGGTGGAGGAGTTCCTGGCGGCGGCGGCCCCCCGGGCCACCATCAGCATCGACCCCAATGTGCGTCCGCTGCTGGTACGCCCCGAGGTCTACCGCGAGAGGCTGCGGCACTGGTGCCGGCTCACCGACATCCTGCGGCTCAGTGAGGACGACCTCGAACTCCTGCTGCCCGGCACGCCCCCCGGGCGGGCGTGCGACATCTGGCATGCCGCGGGGGCCCGGCTCGTCGTGATCACGCGCGGCGGAGACGGTGTCCTGGCCTCGCTCGACGGCGAACGGGTGGAGGTGCCGGCGGTCACGACGAGGGTGGTCGACACGGTGGGGGCGGGGGACTCCTTCACCGCCGGCCTGCTGCATCACCTCGGCACCCTGGGGATCCTGGGCGGCCGGCTGACGGATCTGCGGCTCGGCGACGTCGAGGAGGCCTGCCGGTTCGCCGTCCGGGTCGCCTCGCTGACGTGCTCGGTGGCCGGTCCGAACCCGCCGTGGCAGCACGAGCTGACGCGGCTCGCGACGGCCGACCGCGTCTGA
- a CDS encoding GH32 C-terminal domain-containing protein: MSSGRVSRHARRRMIPAVVTVCALSTATLAPQAVASDTPPYSETYRPQFHYTPQKNWMNDPNGLVYYKGEYHLFYQYNPNGNAWGDMSWGHAVSKDLVHWKELPLALSHDDEEMVFSGSAVVDRDNTTGFGTKKNPAMVAVYTGFDKSTGTQAQALAYSTDRGRTWTKYQGNPVIDIGSKDFRDPKVQWYEPTKSWLMTVSLSAEHKVRFYSSKNLKDWKLQSEFGPAGATGGVWECPDLFPLAVDGNKKKIKWVLVVNINPGGIAGGSAAQYFIGDFDGEKFTADDKGTYTPPGGTVVQDFEGTGFGTWTTTGTAFGQGPSAGALDGQLPVEGFEGKGLANSFHGGDSATGTLTSPSFTVDSPYLNFKIGGGRHPHEEGTVLERGPVPEGTVIGDFEGGSYGDWTKTGDAFGTAPATGTLPDQQQVTGWLGDGLANSYLNGDATTGTLTSPEFTIDKDYIDFLVGGGAHPAGHANPTAVELVVGGKVVRSATGKDTETLNWAAWDVRDLAGKKARIEIVDDNTGGWGHINVDHIVLSDTRARPLSEETSVNLLVDGEIVSSATGAGSETLDWASFDLRPYAGKKAQIQIADMNTGGWGHLLADRFTAADAPAESVLQRADWADYGKDYYAAVSWENAPGGKRYMIGWMDNWDYAGAVPTSPWRGAQTVPREMALRTVDGRIRLISKPVNSLDSLRIRSETATGIMVKSTSKPLIGPAAEGKALDIEATFSLRDADRFGLKVRTGAGGEETVIGYDATTEELYVDRTRSGTVDFHSTFPGIQRAPLKAEKGKVKLRILVDRSSVEVFGGNGEAVITDQIFPDPASDGVRVFAENGSVKLDEAEVRHLDTYRN, translated from the coding sequence ATGAGCTCTGGACGTGTATCCCGGCATGCCCGCAGACGGATGATTCCGGCGGTGGTGACCGTGTGCGCCCTGTCCACCGCCACGCTCGCCCCTCAGGCCGTCGCCTCCGACACCCCGCCGTACTCCGAGACCTACCGTCCCCAGTTCCACTACACGCCGCAGAAGAACTGGATGAACGACCCCAACGGCCTCGTCTACTACAAGGGCGAATACCACCTCTTCTACCAGTACAACCCCAACGGCAACGCGTGGGGCGACATGTCCTGGGGCCACGCGGTGAGCAAGGACCTCGTGCACTGGAAGGAGCTGCCGCTCGCCCTGTCGCACGACGACGAGGAGATGGTCTTCTCCGGCAGCGCTGTCGTCGACCGGGACAACACCACCGGGTTCGGCACGAAGAAGAACCCGGCCATGGTGGCGGTCTACACCGGCTTCGACAAGAGCACGGGCACCCAGGCACAGGCGCTCGCCTACAGCACCGACCGGGGCCGCACCTGGACCAAGTACCAGGGCAACCCCGTCATCGACATCGGCTCGAAGGACTTCCGCGATCCCAAGGTGCAGTGGTACGAGCCCACCAAGAGCTGGCTGATGACGGTGTCGCTGTCCGCCGAGCACAAGGTGCGGTTCTACTCCTCCAAGAACCTCAAGGACTGGAAGCTGCAGAGCGAGTTCGGTCCGGCGGGAGCGACAGGCGGTGTGTGGGAGTGCCCCGACCTGTTCCCCCTCGCGGTCGACGGGAACAAGAAGAAGATCAAGTGGGTCCTGGTCGTCAACATCAATCCCGGTGGCATCGCGGGCGGTTCGGCTGCCCAGTACTTCATCGGTGACTTCGACGGCGAGAAGTTCACGGCCGACGACAAGGGCACCTACACCCCGCCCGGCGGCACGGTCGTGCAGGACTTCGAGGGCACCGGCTTCGGTACCTGGACGACCACCGGAACCGCCTTCGGACAGGGGCCGTCGGCCGGGGCGCTGGACGGGCAGCTGCCCGTCGAGGGGTTCGAGGGAAAGGGCCTCGCCAACAGCTTCCACGGCGGCGACTCCGCGACCGGCACCCTCACCTCACCCTCCTTCACCGTCGACAGCCCCTACCTGAACTTCAAGATCGGCGGCGGCAGGCACCCGCACGAGGAGGGAACCGTCCTGGAGCGCGGACCCGTCCCCGAGGGCACGGTCATCGGCGATTTCGAAGGCGGCTCCTACGGCGACTGGACGAAGACCGGTGACGCCTTCGGCACGGCCCCCGCCACCGGCACCCTTCCCGACCAGCAGCAGGTGACGGGGTGGCTGGGCGACGGCCTGGCCAACAGCTATCTGAACGGTGACGCCACCACCGGCACCCTCACCTCACCCGAGTTCACCATCGACAAGGACTACATCGACTTCCTCGTCGGCGGCGGCGCCCACCCGGCCGGCCACGCGAACCCCACCGCCGTCGAACTCGTCGTCGGCGGCAAGGTCGTACGCAGCGCCACCGGAAAGGACACCGAGACGCTCAACTGGGCCGCCTGGGACGTCCGTGACCTCGCCGGCAAGAAGGCGCGGATAGAGATCGTCGACGACAACACGGGTGGCTGGGGTCATATCAACGTCGACCACATCGTGCTCTCGGACACCCGGGCCCGGCCCCTCTCCGAGGAGACGTCCGTCAACCTGCTCGTCGACGGCGAGATCGTCAGCAGCGCCACGGGCGCGGGCAGCGAGACGCTGGACTGGGCCTCCTTCGACCTGCGCCCCTACGCCGGCAAGAAGGCGCAGATCCAGATCGCCGACATGAACACCGGGGGCTGGGGTCACCTCCTGGCCGACCGGTTCACCGCCGCCGACGCCCCCGCCGAGTCCGTCCTGCAACGCGCGGACTGGGCCGACTACGGCAAGGACTACTACGCGGCCGTGTCCTGGGAGAACGCTCCCGGCGGCAAGCGGTACATGATCGGCTGGATGGACAACTGGGACTACGCCGGCGCCGTCCCGACCTCACCCTGGCGCGGCGCGCAGACCGTCCCCCGGGAGATGGCCCTGCGCACCGTCGACGGCCGGATCCGCCTGATCAGCAAGCCGGTGAACAGCCTCGACTCCCTTCGCATCCGTTCGGAGACCGCGACGGGCATCATGGTCAAGAGCACGTCGAAGCCGCTGATCGGCCCTGCCGCCGAGGGCAAGGCGCTCGACATCGAGGCGACCTTCTCCCTCAGGGACGCCGACCGCTTCGGACTGAAGGTGCGCACCGGCGCCGGGGGCGAGGAGACGGTCATCGGCTACGACGCCACCACCGAGGAGCTGTACGTCGACCGCACCCGCTCCGGCACCGTGGACTTCCACAGCACCTTCCCCGGCATCCAGCGCGCACCGCTCAAGGCCGAGAAGGGCAAGGTGAAGCTGCGGATCCTGGTCGACCGGTCGTCCGTCGAGGTTTTCGGCGGCAACGGCGAGGCCGTGATCACCGACCAGATCTTCCCCGACCCCGCCAGCGACGGAGTGCGGGTCTTCGCCGAGAACGGCTCGGTGAAGCTGGACGAGGCCGAGGTCCGCCATCTCGACACCTACCGGAACTGA
- a CDS encoding putative quinol monooxygenase, translated as MKKTLFAEFTAREGTEEEVARLLRDYARNVRTEAGNLVFDVYTRTTHPRAFWIFEVYRDEDAFRAHLGAPYGGPFNAALAPLIEEDASVLTFLDPVA; from the coding sequence GTGAAGAAAACCCTGTTCGCCGAGTTCACCGCCCGCGAGGGAACGGAGGAGGAAGTCGCCCGGCTGCTGCGGGACTACGCCCGCAACGTGCGGACGGAAGCGGGCAACCTCGTCTTCGACGTCTACACCAGGACCACCCACCCGCGCGCCTTCTGGATCTTCGAGGTGTACCGGGACGAGGACGCCTTCCGGGCACACCTGGGCGCCCCGTACGGCGGCCCGTTCAACGCCGCGCTCGCCCCACTGATCGAGGAGGACGCATCCGTGCTCACCTTCCTCGATCCGGTGGCCTGA
- a CDS encoding winged helix DNA-binding domain-containing protein, protein MANTKRSVTGTAPLLGTRALNRATLDRQLLLRPARLSVAAAVEHLVGLQAQNVKPPYYALAARLDGFTPEALSRLMADREAVRIVTMRSTIHTHTADDCLTLRPLVQPARDRELVTFRKGLAGVDLERLAGLARDLVETEPRTMTQLREALLREWPDADPQALAVAARCRLPLVQVTPRGLWGRSGQVRLTTAEHWLGRPAQPAPAPDAVVLRYLAAFGPASVQDMQAWAGMTRMRDAFERLRPQLVTFRDETGVELFDLPDAPRPGPETPAPPRFLPEFDNLLLSHADRTRVVPPEHRGRSWKGNMAYCTLLVDGFLAGLWRLEEDALVIEPFDRLSRSRRDDVTAEGERMLRVMHPGSSYDIRFGVVRG, encoded by the coding sequence ATGGCGAACACCAAGCGGAGCGTCACCGGCACGGCACCCCTGCTCGGCACGCGTGCCCTCAACCGCGCGACCCTCGACCGGCAGCTGCTCCTGCGCCCGGCCCGGCTGTCCGTCGCGGCGGCCGTCGAGCATCTGGTCGGGCTCCAGGCGCAGAACGTCAAGCCGCCCTACTATGCGCTCGCCGCCCGCCTCGACGGCTTCACCCCCGAGGCGCTGTCCCGGCTGATGGCGGACCGCGAGGCCGTCCGGATCGTCACGATGCGCTCCACCATCCACACCCACACCGCGGACGACTGCCTCACCCTGCGGCCGCTGGTGCAGCCCGCCCGGGACCGGGAACTCGTCACCTTCCGCAAGGGACTCGCCGGTGTCGACCTGGAGCGGCTCGCCGGACTCGCCCGCGACCTCGTCGAGACCGAGCCCCGCACCATGACGCAGCTGCGCGAGGCCCTGCTCCGGGAGTGGCCCGACGCCGATCCGCAGGCCCTGGCCGTCGCCGCCCGCTGCCGTCTCCCGCTCGTGCAGGTGACGCCCCGGGGGCTGTGGGGGCGCAGCGGGCAGGTCCGTCTCACCACCGCCGAGCACTGGCTCGGCCGGCCCGCGCAGCCGGCCCCCGCGCCCGACGCGGTCGTCCTGCGCTATCTCGCCGCCTTCGGCCCGGCGTCGGTGCAGGACATGCAGGCCTGGGCCGGCATGACCCGGATGCGCGACGCCTTCGAACGCCTCCGCCCGCAGCTCGTGACCTTCCGGGACGAGACCGGCGTCGAACTCTTCGACCTCCCGGACGCCCCCCGCCCCGGCCCGGAGACCCCCGCACCGCCGCGCTTCCTCCCCGAGTTCGACAACCTGCTGCTCTCGCACGCCGACCGCACCCGCGTCGTCCCGCCCGAGCACCGCGGCCGCTCCTGGAAGGGGAACATGGCCTACTGCACGCTCCTTGTCGACGGCTTCCTCGCCGGGCTGTGGCGACTGGAGGAGGACGCGCTCGTGATCGAACCCTTCGACCGCCTCAGCCGGAGCCGACGGGACGACGTCACGGCCGAGGGGGAGCGGATGCTGCGGGTCATGCACCCGGGGTCGTCCTACGACATCCGGTTCGGCGTCGTACGGGGCTAG